The following coding sequences are from one Halictus rubicundus isolate RS-2024b chromosome 11, iyHalRubi1_principal, whole genome shotgun sequence window:
- the LOC143359008 gene encoding uncharacterized protein LOC143359008 produces MLTFNRKLKMVDLQGQDTGNISLPLKLQSYQDGKPTPTIINMQRAFYDIRIEDIENRIKRLKDRNDELSEGMETTNELMLTVDAETADEIATLTKQVNSQNSRIENLKNQINKLENDRIQDRETHNNNIQLCQRKYTLKKLELVSKIKILNAKINGLQDFKKVQSSLLEKLEENKERMIKYEKEVKEILEGIRRKFEFDKEMLKLELYNYLLDLAAHFQIETNKFISLPNKRLMRENIMLQKELSQLSKVVSIKRKIEIDCKITSVNHTKDIVTEHSNAKRNIVTYKVQHSVLKALQSRYERMKEQLSGITAPDPTAESKLLIEVDHALIQKQNTKFILSKFQTLLHKEKAKITVAMYLQRRIDCKIKAVVETLYDVKYTVARLLQCPEIESNYPKLLSCLKYKVSKGELRLRCNTVPSVETIPRATDCRPEDVKDIPDDVDLEILTVSVKSRSSYSAILDNIKSESSGEEATEMSTQSSVPDKKELDDIFDTVTLSNEEEYGAVKETEFLDDDEQSFVIKEE; encoded by the exons ATGCTTACATTTAATAGGAAAT TAAAAATGGTGGATTTACAAGGACAGGACACAGGAAATATATCCTTGCCACTGAAATTGCAATCTTATCAAGATGGAAAACCAACACCGACAATCATTAATATGCAAAGAGCGTTTTACGACATTCGTATTGAAGACattgaaaatagaataaaaag GTTAAAAGATCGAAATGATGAGTTATCAGAAGGAATGGAGACTACCAATGAACTTATGTTGACAGTGGATGCAGAAACAGCCGATGAAATTGCAACTCTGACCAAACAAGTCAATTCTCAAAATAGCaggattgaaaatttaaaaaatcaaattaacaaATTAGAAAACGATCGAATACAAGACAGAGAAACCCACAACAACAACATACAATTATGTCAACGAAAATACACGTTGAAGAAATTAGAATTagtttctaaaataaaaattttga ATGCGAAAATTAATGGTTTGcaagattttaaaaaagtgcAAAGCAGTTTGCTAGAAAAACTGGAAGAAAATAAGGAACGAATGATTAAGTATGAGAAAGAGGTGAAAGAAATTCTGGAGGGAATTAGgcgaaaatttgaatttgataAAGAAAT GCTCAAGCTCGAATTATATAATTACCTTCTTGACTTAGCAGCACACTTTCAAATTGAAACCAATAAATTCATAAGTCTTCCAAATAAGAGATTAATGCGAGAAAATATAATGTTACAGAAAGAGTTGTCACAATTGTCTAAAGTAgtttcaattaaaagaaaaatagaaattgattgcaA GATTACATCTGTCAACCATACAAAGGACATTGTTACTGAACACTCAAATGCAAAACGTAATATAGTAACGTACAAAGTACAACATTCGGTGCTAAAAGCTTTACAAAGCAGATATGAACGGATGAAAGAACAATTGTCTGGTATTACTGCTCCTGATCCTACAGCAGAATCGAAACTATTGATAGAAGTTGACCACGCTCTAATACAGAAACAAAACACTAAGttcattttatcaaaatttcAAACTTTACTCCACAAAGAGAAAGCAAAAATAACCGTTGCAATGTATTTACAAAGAAGGATAGACTGTAAAATAAAAGCAGTTGTAGAAACACTCTATGACGTAAAGTATACTGTAGCACGTTTGCTTCAG TGCCCTGAAATTGAATCAAATTATCCTAAATTGCTTTCATGCTTGAAATATAAAGTTTCTAAAGGAGAATTGAGGCTTCGATGTAATACTGTTCCATC gGTTGAAACTATTCCACGAGCAACAGACTGTCGTCCAGAAGATGTAAAAGATATACCTGATGATGTTGATCTTGAAATACTGACTGTGTCTGTAAAATCAAGGTCGTCATATAGTGCAATCttagataat ATAAAGTCAGAAAGCTCTGGAGAAGAGGCAACTGAAATGTCCACTCAAAGTAGTGTACCCGATAAAAAAGAATTAGATGACATTTTTGATACTGTGACGTTATCTAACGAAGAAGAATACGGAGCAGTTAAAGAGACTGAATTTTTAGATGATGACGAACAATCGTTTGTTATTAAGGAAGAATGA